A stretch of DNA from Cannabis sativa cultivar Pink pepper isolate KNU-18-1 chromosome X, ASM2916894v1, whole genome shotgun sequence:
ttatatatatatgcatgtatatatcacataaatgaaaatgaatattatgaatattattatgcgataaaacatatatataatatacaatatatatataaacatatatacatatacgtaaatataccaaaaaaataaaaaaatatatattgtatgtacgtgtatgtattatatatataaatgtatgaacaaatgtatatatgtatatgtatatacgtatgaattttatatatatatttgggatTATatgaatatgtgtatatatataaactaaccgaacgaacaaatatatatatatgaacagtgtatatatgtatatatatatatgaaactcaaataaaTCAAGACAGAGATaaaaccgctctgataccaattgttagactataatatagtgtatgtaatatagcatatacaaatgatatgaaatgcgaaAAAAcaactgtaatcatatcaataatatatgcaatgaaaggatcaatatacctccagccattgatctttgagcttcaatccctgcgatagcttcagtattggagttcgggcttcctcgctctctcaactctctttagatagaatttgctgaatgaattcagaatgagtgaggagctcggggaccgagaccctatatttataggtgagatactccatcagtatctgcgccacattaattgtcagaatattttgacaattaattcaggaaatcaaatcaggtaataaatatagaaatctgaccatatatagaatattacataattgattttgtccagattcaatgaatataaaatattcatttatcagaaaatcaattatttatttatttccttaaatagaaaatcatttccttaattagaaaataatttccataaataaaatattctaatatttatatcattggaaagataatggaatttcctatattttttatgaagacaacttttactgaattagggtagttgttggtcaaaaatagtgatctttctgctgtactgtaagagtacgaattttaatattagggccttgacccatgtttTATTATAGGTTGTAGTGatgagataacaagtcttaagcagcgggttttgaggtaaggaaattaagtagttTTATCTGTTGAACtgcataatttaaattatttgtctattgaaatattatttgtgatgtattattatgaatgtgtatatagtactgagaatgtgtggtatggacacaatatgagtttgtgaatcgatatatatatattatggttGGTACgatttgtatgttgtatgttgtatgatgtatgtggtgtgttgtatgttgtatgttgtatgttgtatgttgtatgctaacgtctcaggtacaaATGAGgggccatggtggggtatgatacggggtaaggccgttgaatgtagagatacccgaccctacatttgtctgattcgtgtatgacattgttatggtggggtatgatacagtgatgttactgttgaatatagagataccctatcctataacaatggtagagCTACATCGGCccaggttattatatgggcagattaggcccaggatattgtagggccaggctaggcccaggttatgtaagtaatggctatgatatgccaatgttatggtaaagacacgatatgattgaaataatttttatatgttattgctatgattgtgctatgagtatgatgtcagggttgtgatccctacatatatgtaatggtttcgtttagtacaaatatatggtatatgATATAGCTTTCTATATCTGgagttatttaaattataattatgagCTAAGGTATATAATATTGTTAAGACTGGATACGTTAATGTTATAAAGAATTGTATTATTGTGAATTTTAAGATATGTTTAGTGTATTGAATGTTATTGTAtgttaagcatttccttactgggcttttagctcacccccttactttccccctacaggtaatAGACAGGGAACATTGAACGTAAGTTTGATGAGCTGGGTCAGTTTTGGTATGTATACtgcgaggggctatggacgagcaaacggtctagaacgccggtggagccttggttttgtttttttaataaagtaatctgagctcagtgggatgttacaaatttatttttttttaagaaaaatacactcaactacttattttgtttttaatacgaatgatcattcacctttttgcatatttattCTAAAACCCACTGTGTATTTTCAAATAGCTTTGAATCTTTTTAACTAATGcatcaaaattagtattttgtaaaataagacaaaatattggggcgttacaGATACTAAAAGGGTTTTCTCTCTCTAACTTTCTCTCAACTCCTTGAGTTGGTGCCATGGCGAAGACGAGGGCGAAACAGAGCAAACCTAAATCTcttgtgaagaagaagaagaaacgcGGCCTTGAATCAACCATGGATGTGAAGAAGACCAATTCCATGGATGAAGTTCTTGGAATTGAACCCATTCTCTTCTCTGAAGAGGAAGACGATACGGAAGTGTCGATGAATGTTGAGAAGGAGCATGTACTTTCACCTGCTCTAGACACAAATGACAACATTAGGAGGGAAGAGATTCGTATGGAATTTGCACATTTCATGGAAGCTAAACAATATAGAGAAGCTCAAACTTAATTTCCTGCTGCAGTTGCTCGAGGTAAGGAAGTTATACCTCCTATCCTTAGATTTGGGAATATAATTCGTAATTTGGACTCCAAATTTGTTGGTTCTCCATCCAAACAAAGAGTCAAAATCACAAAGGAGGATATCCAAGAAGAGGTAGACTTTTGGACTCCCTCAATTGTCTGTTATGTTCTTGGAGCAAATCTCCCAATATCGATTTTGGATAGATTTGTGAGGCGGGTTTGGAAAGATAAAATCGACAAAGTGGGAATGATTTCTCATGGTGTTTTTCTTGTGCGATTTAGAAGTATTGCAGATCAAGATCAAGTCCTATCAGGGGGATACATATTCTTCAACAAACACCCAGTGATTATGCGAGCTTGGGATCCCAATGTCCATTTCAAGAAGGAAGATATTCACACTGTGCCAATATGGGTTAATCTAGAGAACTTAGAACTGAAATATTAGGGAGAACAAGTTCTCTTTAAAATTATTAGTCAAGTGGGAGAACCGGTTATGGTGGATGCTTTTACTAAGGCCAGGGAGAAATTGACGTATCCTCAAATTCTCATTGAAGTATCAATGCAGCAAGAATTTCCAGAGCAAATCTGGTTTGAAGATAAGAGTGGAGAGGACATTGCATTCTATGTGTCTTCTGAGTGGAAACCTACGACTTGTGCACATTGCAAAGGAATAGGTCATGAGACCAAGGATTGCAGGAACAAGGAGGGGAAGAAGTCTGAATGGGTTGTTAAAAAACCTGCTGTCAATGCCCGAGaattagtgcaagtggaagGGGAAGATGGTTTTATACCAGCAAAGAAAATATGGAAGGAGAAGAACAAGGCTCAATCAATGGCTATTGATATACCTGTTGCAAACTCCTATTCTTTATTGCAGGAACCTGCTGATGTTGAATTAGGCCACTCGAATACATAAGAACCAGCTGTAGCTGAGCACGCGCAGATACAACAGCAGGGGAGTGAAATAAGGAACACTGTGAACATTGGGAACACAGGGGGAG
This window harbors:
- the LOC133031960 gene encoding uncharacterized protein LOC133031960 produces the protein MVDAFTKAREKLTYPQILIEVSMQQEFPEQIWFEDKSGEDIAFYVSSEWKPTTCAHCKGIGHETKDCRNKEGKKSEWVVKKPAVNARELVQVEGEDGFIPAKKIWKEKNKAQSMAIDIPVANSYSLLQEPADVELGHSNT